From one Deltaproteobacteria bacterium genomic stretch:
- the thiS gene encoding sulfur carrier protein ThiS has translation MRKIRFNGEIAEVNSQTISELLDELSVKSARIAVEINSAIISKDKYLTTQLSDGDKVEIVHFVGGG, from the coding sequence ATGAGAAAAATTAGATTTAATGGCGAGATTGCCGAGGTTAATAGTCAAACCATAAGTGAACTTCTCGACGAGCTATCCGTTAAAAGCGCTAGAATTGCCGTCGAGATAAATTCTGCTATTATTTCAAAGGACAAGTATTTAACTACTCAACTAAGCGATGGCGATAAGGTAGAAATCGTCCATTTCGTGGGAGGCGGCTAG
- the trxA gene encoding thioredoxin translates to MSDHVSEISDVDFQGEVLECNIPVLVDFWAPWCAPCRSIAPVIDEIAKEYNGRVKVVKMNVDENPQTPSDFQVRGIPNLVLFKGGNMEDQIVGFVAKQDIVNAIEKLL, encoded by the coding sequence ATGAGTGACCACGTTTCAGAAATAAGTGATGTAGACTTTCAGGGTGAGGTTTTGGAATGCAATATTCCTGTTTTGGTGGACTTTTGGGCGCCGTGGTGTGCACCGTGTAGAAGTATTGCACCCGTTATTGATGAAATTGCGAAAGAATACAATGGACGGGTAAAAGTAGTTAAAATGAACGTCGATGAAAATCCGCAAACCCCATCAGACTTCCAGGTACGCGGTATTCCAAACCTAGTCTTATTTAAGGGCGGGAACATGGAGGATCAAATTGTGGGCTTTGTTGCTAAGCAAGATATTGTAAATGCAATAGAAAAGCTGTTGTGA
- the hisF gene encoding imidazole glycerol phosphate synthase subunit HisF: MLAIRIIPCLDVKDARVVKGVCFSNLRDSGSPAELAAEYQSQGADEIVLLDISATLERRCTQIQTIKDVREVLCIPLTVGGGVTSVGDAEALLVAGADRVAINTAAVSQPQLLRDISETFGRQCTVVALDAAANSPTTWEVVTNSGRKRTGIDALEFARLAEAKGAGEILLTSWDRDGTRLGYDIALLECIAAAVSIPVIASGGAATLEHFLEAIRAGADAILAASVFHEGVLSVKAIKNYLRDNCVEVRL; encoded by the coding sequence ATGTTAGCTATTCGAATTATTCCCTGCCTGGATGTCAAAGACGCTCGAGTAGTAAAGGGAGTCTGTTTTTCCAACCTGCGCGATTCGGGCTCTCCGGCGGAACTTGCCGCCGAGTATCAGTCTCAGGGCGCTGACGAAATTGTTCTTCTCGATATATCTGCTACTTTAGAGCGACGTTGCACACAGATTCAGACGATTAAAGACGTACGAGAAGTTCTTTGTATCCCACTAACGGTCGGTGGTGGCGTAACATCGGTTGGCGATGCGGAGGCACTACTCGTAGCAGGGGCGGATCGCGTCGCCATTAATACTGCGGCGGTAAGCCAACCACAACTTTTGCGAGATATTTCCGAGACATTTGGACGCCAGTGCACTGTTGTTGCCCTCGACGCGGCCGCTAATAGTCCAACTACGTGGGAGGTTGTCACTAACTCAGGCAGGAAACGCACCGGCATCGATGCTCTTGAGTTTGCACGCCTCGCCGAAGCGAAGGGAGCAGGCGAAATATTGCTTACCAGCTGGGACAGAGACGGCACACGGCTCGGCTACGACATTGCGTTACTTGAGTGCATAGCCGCAGCAGTCTCGATTCCCGTAATTGCTTCGGGTGGCGCTGCGACGCTTGAGCATTTTCTTGAGGCTATCCGGGCTGGAGCAGATGCAATCCTAGCTGCCTCGGTTTTTCACGAGGGCGTACTCAGCGTTAAAGCGATAAAGAACTATTTGCGAGACAATTGCGTGGAGGTTAGATTGTGA
- the hisG gene encoding ATP phosphoribosyltransferase has translation MQFDALSQLRLALPKGRMQAGVFALLADAGIDIQAGSGERAYRPRVNLPGVETKLLKPQNIVEMLAMGSRDIGFAGGDWVAEIGAEVVELLDTALDPVRIVAATLTELSECIFDSTRPLVVASEYENLTRKWIAAKGLKATFVRSFGATEAFPPEDADCIVDCTATGSTLKANNLAIVDELMVSSTRLYAYPRALDIPHKREAIEHFILLVKSALEARTRVMIELNVSIDKLEVMAKMLPCMRRPTVSPLQGNEGYAIKSAVPKHLLPDLIPQIKKLGGTDIVITKLAQIVP, from the coding sequence ATGCAATTCGACGCTCTATCACAGTTACGCCTTGCGCTTCCCAAGGGGAGAATGCAGGCAGGCGTATTTGCACTGCTCGCCGATGCGGGAATAGATATTCAGGCTGGTAGCGGAGAACGGGCTTATCGGCCGCGTGTTAATCTGCCTGGCGTAGAAACAAAGCTGCTAAAACCTCAAAACATCGTCGAGATGCTAGCAATGGGTTCCCGAGATATTGGCTTTGCCGGTGGTGATTGGGTAGCAGAGATTGGTGCTGAAGTAGTAGAGCTGCTCGACACTGCGCTCGATCCGGTAAGAATAGTCGCGGCAACGCTTACTGAACTAAGTGAATGTATTTTTGATTCAACTAGACCTTTGGTAGTTGCATCGGAATACGAAAACCTAACGCGCAAGTGGATTGCAGCTAAGGGCTTAAAGGCTACGTTCGTGAGGTCTTTTGGAGCTACTGAGGCATTTCCCCCCGAAGATGCTGACTGCATCGTAGACTGCACAGCCACTGGCTCTACGCTTAAAGCAAATAATTTAGCGATAGTCGACGAGCTAATGGTCTCATCCACTCGACTGTATGCTTATCCCAGAGCGCTCGATATTCCGCACAAACGCGAAGCCATAGAGCACTTTATTCTTCTCGTCAAATCTGCCTTAGAAGCTAGAACGCGCGTAATGATAGAACTTAACGTCTCTATCGACAAACTAGAAGTAATGGCTAAGATGCTCCCATGCATGCGGCGACCTACGGTATCTCCACTACAGGGGAATGAAGGATATGCAATCAAGTCCGCTGTTCCAAAACATTTACTGCCCGATTTAATTCCACAGATAAAAAAGCTTGGCGGAACAGATATAGTGATTACGAAACTTGCACAAATTGTTCCATAA
- a CDS encoding thiazole synthase — protein MTPSDVSASDTYAIGNRTFSSRLIIGSGKYPDFATTREALIASGSEMITVAVRRVNITDRNRESLLDYIGDLAGLTVLPNTAGCYTLEDCLRTARLAREAGVGDFVKVEVIGDEKTLFPDNEKTIEACKILSNEGFICMPYITDDPVAAKKCEDAGAAAVMPLAAPIGSGLGLQNPYNLRIIIEQSSVPVIVDAGVGTASDATRCMELGAAAILTNTAIACAKNPVQMALAMKLGVQAGRLAFCAGRIPRKLYATASSPLEGII, from the coding sequence ATGACACCAAGTGACGTTTCGGCGAGCGATACTTATGCGATTGGCAATAGAACCTTTTCATCGCGTCTCATTATAGGCTCTGGGAAATATCCAGACTTTGCGACCACCAGAGAAGCTTTAATTGCGTCTGGCAGCGAAATGATAACGGTAGCTGTGCGCAGAGTAAACATTACGGATCGCAATAGGGAATCTCTACTCGACTACATTGGAGATCTCGCTGGCCTTACAGTTCTTCCTAATACGGCTGGATGCTACACACTTGAAGATTGCCTACGCACGGCTCGTCTGGCTCGCGAGGCAGGTGTGGGCGATTTTGTAAAGGTAGAGGTCATAGGTGATGAAAAGACGTTGTTCCCCGACAATGAAAAAACAATTGAAGCCTGTAAAATTTTAAGCAATGAAGGTTTTATCTGCATGCCATACATCACGGACGACCCGGTGGCTGCAAAGAAATGCGAGGATGCGGGCGCAGCAGCGGTGATGCCTTTAGCAGCACCTATTGGAAGTGGCCTTGGACTACAAAATCCCTATAACCTTCGCATAATAATTGAACAGTCGTCGGTTCCCGTAATAGTAGATGCTGGAGTAGGAACTGCTTCAGATGCTACGCGCTGTATGGAATTGGGCGCGGCGGCGATACTAACAAACACTGCTATTGCGTGTGCGAAAAATCCCGTTCAAATGGCGCTTGCTATGAAACTCGGCGTTCAGGCTGGACGTTTGGCATTTTGTGCAGGACGCATACCTAGAAAACTCTACGCGACCGCATCGAGTCCATTAGAGGGCATTATTTAA
- the hisH gene encoding imidazole glycerol phosphate synthase subunit HisH encodes MRGATVLIVNTSTANLASVISALSRAGATSRVTDNLSEIATAQAVVLPGVGTFSAAMTQLRARNLVEVLKTRILAKRPTLAICLGLQLLCETSEESPGEYGLSILSQCARRFPNSVSVPHLGWNMVEASSQCRLLQSGYAYFANSYRILEQPPGWNVAATTHGNTFVSAIESGAVLGCQFHPELSGDWGVSLLKRWLSSF; translated from the coding sequence ATGAGAGGCGCCACAGTGCTTATAGTAAACACATCGACTGCAAATCTTGCTTCGGTGATCAGTGCTCTTTCCAGGGCAGGAGCCACCTCCAGAGTTACTGACAACTTATCGGAGATAGCGACTGCTCAGGCCGTTGTGCTCCCTGGCGTGGGAACATTTTCTGCCGCAATGACTCAGCTTAGAGCCCGTAACCTTGTCGAGGTGCTAAAGACACGCATATTGGCCAAGCGGCCAACGCTCGCAATATGCCTAGGCTTACAACTTTTGTGTGAGACTAGTGAAGAGTCTCCTGGCGAGTATGGGCTTAGTATACTCAGTCAGTGTGCGCGGCGTTTCCCAAATTCTGTTTCCGTTCCTCACCTAGGTTGGAACATGGTAGAAGCTAGTTCGCAGTGTCGACTTTTGCAATCTGGATATGCCTATTTTGCTAATTCCTATCGCATACTGGAGCAACCCCCAGGCTGGAATGTTGCAGCGACAACGCATGGGAACACTTTTGTTTCGGCTATTGAGAGTGGTGCTGTGCTTGGGTGTCAGTTCCATCCGGAATTGTCTGGGGATTGGGGTGTTAGTTTGCTAAAGAGGTGGTTAAGTAGTTTTTAA
- a CDS encoding TIGR01548 family HAD-type hydrolase: MKNTAKLQFPTSVSFLPRSGFAEVTSYSVPKHRAITDLNLDSNEGQCLPQGLFNSVFDTLDNDIRRYPSAAELEQLIAKELGVKPQRIIVTAGADEALDRICRLALAPGRTIILPEPTFEMIRRYATLACGDIVSIPWTSPYYPLDEVLAAIDEHTALIALVSPNNPDGKIASRSDLIELSKAAPNALIIVDLAYEEFAEKSLLETAISMPNTVTLKTFSKAWGLAGLRVGYAISHPQIIDWMRAAGGPYSVSQLSLAMARQALESSHAHVGEFIGKIRANRRVLETALSDLGAVVTHSQGNFAFARFRDAKWVRDGLAGLGIAIRIFPNNASLLNSVRITVPADNGDFKRLLAALSTCLAPEAIVFDMDGVLADVSHSYRTAIISTASHFGLTLSPSDVDSAKSEPNSNNDWVVATRLISRAGIGTSLQEVTEVFETFYQGTDRLNGLKYTESLIPSVELIRDLASHLPLAVVTGRPRADAEYFLEVSGIREYFSAMSCMEDAPSKPHPAGVLQVLSELGVSRAWMVGDNIADISAARSAAVVPIGIIPPGAEAPLASEALLNAGAARIIESLDKLRELLP; this comes from the coding sequence ATGAAAAACACTGCGAAGCTTCAATTTCCTACATCTGTAAGCTTTCTGCCACGCTCGGGCTTTGCTGAAGTCACGTCTTATAGTGTTCCCAAGCACCGTGCTATTACAGATCTAAATCTCGACAGCAACGAGGGCCAATGCTTACCGCAGGGCCTTTTTAACAGCGTTTTTGACACACTTGACAATGACATTCGGCGCTATCCAAGTGCGGCCGAGCTCGAGCAATTAATCGCTAAAGAACTAGGTGTTAAGCCTCAGCGCATAATTGTCACTGCGGGCGCAGATGAGGCGCTCGACCGCATATGTCGACTTGCGCTCGCCCCTGGAAGAACTATAATTCTTCCAGAACCGACTTTTGAGATGATTCGACGCTATGCTACTCTTGCTTGCGGGGATATTGTGAGCATTCCATGGACTAGTCCTTACTACCCACTAGACGAGGTGTTAGCGGCCATTGATGAACACACCGCATTAATTGCCCTGGTAAGTCCCAACAACCCAGATGGCAAGATAGCCTCTAGGAGCGATTTAATTGAACTCTCTAAAGCTGCGCCTAATGCGCTTATAATTGTAGATCTAGCGTATGAAGAATTTGCGGAGAAAAGCCTGCTAGAGACCGCTATTTCCATGCCAAATACGGTGACGCTAAAAACATTTTCAAAAGCCTGGGGGCTTGCTGGGCTTCGCGTTGGATACGCCATTTCTCACCCGCAAATTATTGACTGGATGCGAGCTGCCGGTGGCCCTTATAGCGTATCGCAACTGTCTCTTGCTATGGCACGCCAAGCATTAGAGAGTAGCCATGCTCATGTTGGGGAATTTATCGGCAAGATTCGAGCGAATAGACGCGTGTTAGAAACTGCGCTCAGCGACTTAGGTGCGGTTGTTACGCACTCGCAAGGAAATTTTGCATTTGCGCGCTTTAGGGACGCAAAATGGGTTCGAGACGGCCTAGCGGGATTGGGAATAGCAATCCGCATTTTTCCCAATAATGCTTCCTTACTTAACTCGGTACGAATCACGGTTCCAGCCGACAATGGAGATTTTAAGCGCTTGCTTGCTGCTTTGTCGACCTGCCTTGCTCCCGAAGCAATTGTTTTTGACATGGATGGTGTCTTGGCCGATGTTTCACATTCATACAGGACTGCAATTATCAGCACTGCGTCGCACTTTGGACTTACCCTCTCTCCTAGCGATGTCGACAGCGCAAAGTCCGAGCCAAACTCTAATAACGATTGGGTTGTCGCTACGCGCCTAATATCGCGCGCTGGCATAGGCACTTCTCTACAGGAAGTCACAGAGGTGTTTGAGACATTCTATCAAGGAACTGATAGGCTTAATGGTTTAAAGTATACCGAGTCGCTCATCCCTAGCGTTGAGTTAATTCGCGATTTGGCGTCGCATTTGCCACTCGCCGTAGTTACCGGAAGGCCAAGGGCTGATGCGGAGTATTTTTTGGAAGTGAGCGGCATTAGAGAGTATTTTTCCGCTATGAGTTGCATGGAAGACGCGCCTTCAAAACCTCACCCCGCTGGTGTCCTTCAGGTTCTTTCTGAACTAGGTGTATCGAGAGCCTGGATGGTCGGAGATAATATTGCAGACATCTCGGCGGCACGCAGTGCGGCTGTCGTTCCCATCGGCATAATACCTCCCGGCGCAGAGGCTCCGCTTGCATCGGAGGCACTACTAAATGCCGGTGCGGCACGCATAATTGAGTCGCTCGATAAGTTAAGGGAACTATTGCCATGA
- the hisE gene encoding phosphoribosyl-ATP diphosphatase, with protein sequence MIIPSIDISKGQAVQLVGGREKVLEAGDPVSIARTFGLIGEIAVVDLDAAMGRGSNENIIKELIRLAPCRVGGGIRDVKTAIQWLDAGAKKVMIGTAANPEFLRELPRDRVVVALDAQNDEVVVNGWTQFTGRSIKDRLLELAEFVDNFLITFVELEGRMQGTSIKRVEDLVELLRDFEGRRIQLTIAGGVAAAEEVAILDRLGADAQVGMALYTGVLSLADAFCAVLNSDRADGLWPTVITDEYGMALGLAWSSKESLAKALSIRKGVYHSRSRGLWVKGESSGAEQELLRIKIDCDRDCLCFVVRQHGSGFCHRGTRTCWGESHDGVVTLSRRLAQRVLDAPDGSYTRKLIDDQKYLNAKIIEEANELTRARTRGEIIDEASDVLYFTLTALAKAGIEFSEVEDNLARRASRVTRRQEKVREGGLA encoded by the coding sequence GTGATTATTCCATCGATAGACATTAGCAAAGGTCAGGCCGTTCAGCTGGTGGGCGGAAGGGAGAAAGTTCTTGAAGCTGGCGACCCTGTTTCGATAGCTAGGACTTTTGGGCTCATCGGCGAAATTGCGGTAGTTGATCTAGATGCCGCCATGGGCAGGGGCAGTAATGAAAACATCATCAAGGAGTTAATTAGGCTGGCTCCCTGTCGAGTCGGTGGCGGCATACGAGACGTTAAGACGGCGATTCAGTGGCTCGATGCGGGAGCGAAGAAGGTTATGATAGGAACAGCCGCTAATCCTGAATTCCTAAGGGAGTTACCACGCGATCGCGTAGTAGTGGCGCTCGACGCCCAAAATGACGAGGTGGTTGTAAATGGGTGGACTCAGTTTACGGGTAGAAGTATTAAGGATCGGCTTTTAGAACTCGCTGAGTTTGTCGACAATTTTCTTATCACCTTCGTTGAACTAGAGGGTCGCATGCAGGGAACCTCAATCAAGAGAGTCGAAGACTTAGTCGAGCTTCTAAGAGATTTTGAAGGCCGACGGATTCAGTTGACTATCGCAGGCGGGGTTGCCGCGGCAGAAGAGGTGGCCATTTTGGACAGACTAGGTGCGGATGCTCAAGTTGGGATGGCTCTTTATACCGGCGTCTTGTCGCTAGCGGATGCATTTTGCGCCGTTCTTAATTCGGATCGCGCGGATGGCCTTTGGCCAACGGTCATAACTGACGAATATGGCATGGCGCTTGGCCTTGCCTGGTCTAGCAAAGAAAGTCTTGCCAAGGCCTTGTCTATCCGAAAGGGAGTTTATCATTCGCGTTCCAGGGGGTTATGGGTCAAGGGCGAGAGTTCCGGCGCAGAGCAAGAGCTATTAAGGATAAAAATCGACTGCGATCGCGATTGTCTCTGCTTCGTAGTGAGACAGCACGGCAGTGGTTTTTGTCACCGAGGAACTAGGACCTGTTGGGGAGAGTCACATGATGGAGTGGTAACTTTATCACGCAGACTGGCTCAGAGAGTTTTGGATGCACCGGATGGCTCTTATACGAGGAAGTTAATTGACGACCAAAAGTATTTGAATGCAAAGATAATCGAGGAGGCAAATGAGCTAACTCGCGCACGGACGAGAGGCGAAATAATCGATGAAGCTAGCGATGTTTTGTATTTTACTCTAACAGCGCTCGCTAAGGCGGGGATAGAGTTTAGCGAAGTTGAGGACAACCTTGCTAGGCGGGCCTCAAGGGTTACTAGGAGGCAGGAAAAGGTTAGAGAGGGAGGCCTTGCATGA
- the thiE gene encoding thiamine phosphate synthase, whose amino-acid sequence MEDAPTKPLYIITDGSALRLSNKLIEHVKEALCGAKGRVSYVQLREQVSPNTAATDREVIELARTLLPICHSHSAKLIINRRADLTRIVGADGVQLGARSIGIEDARKLIGTEKHIGYSAHSEEEAVKASKAGANYVLLGPIFSPRSKQSYTPPLGLRTLAATCKQVKIPVFALGGITNENAELCRQAGASGVATISSAILARNPFQACSNLVANWTI is encoded by the coding sequence ATGGAAGACGCCCCTACTAAACCATTGTATATAATTACCGATGGCTCAGCTCTTCGCTTATCTAACAAATTGATCGAACATGTTAAAGAGGCATTATGTGGCGCAAAAGGTAGAGTTAGTTATGTTCAATTGAGAGAACAAGTTAGTCCCAACACTGCCGCTACGGATAGAGAAGTGATAGAGCTAGCGAGAACACTTTTGCCTATTTGCCATAGCCATTCTGCGAAACTCATAATTAATAGACGCGCAGATTTAACGCGCATTGTTGGAGCAGATGGCGTTCAACTTGGCGCTCGGTCAATCGGCATTGAGGATGCGAGAAAGCTTATCGGTACTGAAAAACACATAGGTTATTCTGCACATTCAGAGGAAGAAGCAGTTAAAGCCTCAAAGGCTGGTGCAAACTACGTCCTGCTTGGCCCTATTTTTTCTCCCCGGTCTAAACAGAGCTACACTCCTCCACTCGGTCTTAGGACTCTCGCCGCTACATGCAAACAAGTTAAAATCCCTGTATTTGCACTAGGTGGGATAACGAACGAGAATGCCGAACTCTGCCGCCAAGCTGGTGCTAGCGGAGTGGCAACAATCTCTTCTGCCATACTAGCCCGCAATCCATTTCAAGCATGCAGTAATTTAGTAGCCAATTGGACAATATAA
- the hisB gene encoding imidazoleglycerol-phosphate dehydratase HisB, protein MNKRTISNRRATLETTIDLELNIDGGGLSKIDTGIGFLDHMLSTLARHANFDLTLSAKGDILVDDHHTVEDSALALGEALSDILGERRGIVRFGYAYAPLDEALARAVIDLSGRPYSVVNLHLKRDLLGSLASENIAHWFSSIAVGLKAAIHIDVLRGYNDHHRAEAAFKAFALALRQSVLVTANDSVPSTKGRLV, encoded by the coding sequence ATGAACAAGAGAACGATAAGTAACCGTAGAGCTACATTAGAAACGACAATTGACTTAGAGTTAAATATTGACGGTGGTGGTTTAAGTAAGATCGACACTGGAATTGGTTTTTTAGACCACATGTTATCGACCCTCGCTCGCCATGCGAACTTTGATTTGACGCTATCGGCAAAGGGCGACATATTGGTCGATGATCACCACACGGTTGAAGATAGCGCCCTCGCGCTCGGCGAGGCCCTCTCCGACATATTAGGCGAGCGCCGTGGGATTGTGCGCTTTGGCTATGCCTATGCTCCGCTCGATGAGGCTTTGGCCCGAGCTGTAATCGATTTATCGGGGCGACCGTATTCGGTGGTGAATCTTCACCTTAAGCGCGACCTCTTGGGCTCGCTTGCTAGTGAAAACATAGCGCACTGGTTTTCCTCGATCGCCGTAGGTCTAAAGGCTGCCATCCACATAGACGTTCTTAGGGGCTATAATGATCACCATCGCGCGGAGGCAGCTTTTAAGGCCTTTGCCCTAGCACTTAGGCAAAGCGTCTTGGTCACCGCCAACGATTCCGTCCCCAGCACTAAGGGGCGACTCGTATGA
- the bamA gene encoding outer membrane protein assembly factor BamA, producing MSIRHILLLLFVFLALADTYTVAQTTFEPLSEATDARITKISFRNWTNLNYDDLSLPLSIRRGDILSPSVLQRAIGELYARNIFQHVDAVIYATRDGVEVEFLLSPALIISGIEFVGNVSLDEKALRRMTALRPGIQLDIALLSKAKQKLQRGYIDAGHFDTSVAVEIVQRRISPYVSLTFHIDEGRRSRIQDIVLEEVFPNDIADLKKAFFKKASGAVASTEKLTTLTNELLQALRNEGYLEAYVKVDKIKVNEETRDVEVTMEATVGDPLSIIFLGNTRFTAEELLAPLQMKTRAVPFTDSAIPSLTKRIVHFYQQHGYFLTTASYRRLPDIGQRRRFEIIIHESPFVRLENIKVSGNFSVPTGDILDAMKVKPAGFGILKRWRHGFITQSDLSTDIQEIEKLYQQLGFTQVEILHQIEQLKNDKGLQLSIEIRENPRQLINSLDLVWKNLATKQDSYDALNLLTVRVPIKHGSPLNVEVLKNQRAILSNSIAELGYPNVRVELFVDKSAGFARYEIYPGERIKIGKVITRGNVFTHDYVIRRELKVDSGDFWSPLKVQQSEQALYQLGFFRTVSIGPLDNALDSQVEDVYVDVRERDTGSFEFGGELSSEDGLHVITEARQRNFAGTGNSLGVGLDAYFKSGHRIFDTGRARSTFTVPYFLARKLELYNELFALASFQHVHTFSYDRLGAAQQLRYLLSEHLKYKLGYTAYYENLSDVPEDIIIGERDVGDTIFTVANTEFDLDFRDDLYNPTSGGKSVLQFELSHDAIFSEASFWGVSFSQSIFYPLRKWLVWANSARIHYLEPFGDTDVIPLSHRLFLGGRNSLRGFSPNSVGPRGLNGNIAGGDLSLVLNTELQFGITESIIWTAFFDAGQSVIKESNDFDAHNASLSELRYSPGIGLRYKTPIGALGIEYGFVLNREFGERLGRLNFNIGNAF from the coding sequence ATGTCAATTCGCCATATTCTATTACTGCTGTTTGTCTTTCTCGCTCTAGCTGATACATACACTGTTGCGCAAACCACTTTCGAGCCTTTAAGCGAAGCAACGGATGCAAGAATTACTAAAATATCTTTTAGAAATTGGACTAACCTAAATTATGACGACTTAAGTCTTCCACTGTCCATTCGCCGTGGTGATATTTTGTCACCATCCGTTCTACAGAGAGCCATTGGCGAGCTTTATGCTCGAAACATCTTTCAACATGTCGATGCCGTTATTTATGCAACGAGAGATGGGGTCGAAGTGGAATTTTTGCTAAGCCCTGCTCTTATCATTTCTGGAATTGAATTCGTCGGCAACGTTTCTCTGGACGAAAAAGCCTTGCGTAGGATGACTGCGCTTCGCCCAGGCATACAGCTCGACATTGCTCTTCTTAGCAAGGCCAAGCAAAAACTTCAGCGCGGCTATATCGATGCTGGTCACTTCGATACTTCAGTAGCAGTGGAGATCGTCCAGCGTAGGATCTCGCCTTATGTATCTCTAACGTTTCACATTGATGAGGGACGGCGGTCACGAATACAAGACATAGTTCTCGAGGAAGTTTTTCCCAATGATATTGCCGACTTAAAGAAAGCGTTTTTTAAAAAAGCCAGCGGCGCAGTCGCATCAACGGAAAAACTCACAACTTTGACCAACGAATTATTGCAAGCATTGAGGAATGAAGGTTACCTCGAGGCATACGTTAAGGTCGACAAGATTAAGGTGAATGAGGAGACTCGAGATGTCGAAGTCACCATGGAAGCGACGGTGGGAGATCCACTATCTATTATTTTTTTAGGCAATACGCGTTTTACTGCCGAGGAGTTACTGGCCCCCCTGCAGATGAAAACTCGAGCAGTGCCATTCACGGATAGCGCAATACCAAGTTTAACTAAGAGAATAGTTCATTTTTACCAGCAGCATGGATATTTTCTTACCACTGCTAGCTATCGGAGGTTGCCAGACATTGGGCAAAGAAGGCGGTTTGAAATTATCATTCATGAGTCGCCATTCGTTAGGCTAGAAAATATAAAGGTTTCCGGAAATTTTTCGGTTCCAACAGGCGATATCCTTGACGCAATGAAAGTGAAGCCGGCTGGATTTGGCATCTTAAAGCGGTGGCGTCATGGGTTTATTACGCAAAGCGATCTTAGCACGGACATACAGGAAATCGAGAAGCTCTATCAACAACTGGGATTCACCCAGGTTGAGATTTTACACCAGATTGAGCAGCTAAAGAACGACAAGGGTTTGCAGCTAAGCATTGAGATTAGGGAAAACCCCAGGCAATTAATTAACTCCTTAGACCTAGTTTGGAAAAATTTAGCCACCAAGCAAGATAGCTATGACGCCTTAAATTTGCTAACTGTTCGAGTCCCCATCAAACATGGGAGTCCTCTAAATGTCGAGGTTTTAAAAAACCAACGCGCTATTTTAAGCAACTCAATAGCTGAACTCGGGTATCCAAATGTTCGGGTCGAGTTATTCGTCGACAAAAGCGCTGGTTTTGCGCGTTACGAAATATACCCAGGAGAGAGAATTAAAATTGGGAAAGTCATAACGCGTGGCAATGTGTTCACACATGACTATGTCATTAGGCGCGAGCTAAAAGTAGACAGTGGAGACTTTTGGTCACCTTTAAAAGTTCAGCAATCCGAACAGGCTCTTTATCAATTGGGTTTTTTTCGGACTGTTTCCATTGGTCCACTAGACAACGCTTTGGACTCTCAAGTCGAGGACGTGTATGTAGACGTTAGGGAGCGGGATACAGGCAGCTTTGAGTTCGGTGGGGAGCTTAGCAGCGAGGATGGCCTTCACGTAATTACCGAAGCACGCCAGCGAAATTTTGCAGGTACTGGCAACTCGCTAGGGGTAGGGCTCGATGCTTATTTTAAGAGTGGACATCGAATTTTCGACACGGGACGCGCAAGGTCGACATTTACAGTGCCATACTTTTTGGCTCGCAAATTGGAACTGTACAATGAACTATTTGCTCTCGCTTCCTTTCAGCACGTCCATACCTTTAGCTATGATAGACTAGGTGCTGCTCAGCAGCTTAGATACCTATTGTCCGAACATTTAAAATATAAGTTAGGATATACTGCATATTACGAGAACCTCTCCGATGTGCCAGAAGACATCATTATCGGCGAGCGCGATGTCGGAGATACCATCTTCACTGTTGCCAACACTGAGTTCGATTTAGATTTTCGCGACGACCTATACAATCCCACCTCTGGCGGAAAGAGCGTTTTGCAATTTGAACTCAGCCACGACGCGATTTTTTCGGAGGCGAGTTTTTGGGGCGTTTCTTTTAGCCAGTCAATCTTCTACCCGCTACGGAAATGGCTCGTTTGGGCCAACAGCGCACGCATTCATTATCTCGAGCCTTTTGGCGATACTGATGTCATTCCGCTCAGTCATAGACTTTTCCTAGGGGGGAGAAACTCACTAAGAGGTTTTTCTCCTAACTCAGTTGGGCCACGTGGACTGAATGGAAACATAGCTGGAGGCGATCTTAGCTTAGTCCTAAATACGGAGTTACAATTTGGCATAACTGAGAGCATAATCTGGACGGCATTTTTCGATGCGGGGCAGTCAGTCATAAAGGAGTCAAACGATTTCGATGCGCATAATGCTTCCTTAAGCGAACTTCGCTATTCTCCGGGCATTGGACTTCGGTATAAAACGCCTATCGGGGCTCTTGGCATTGAATACGGCTTCGTGTTAAATCGAGAATTCGGCGAACGCTTAGGGCGACTTAATTTCAATATTGGCAACGCCTTTTAA